In Anaerolineales bacterium, the following are encoded in one genomic region:
- a CDS encoding FAD/NAD(P)-binding protein, with protein sequence MLLQENSRVCIIGGGPAGCFAAIHLLERARAASRRLDVRIFDPRFVREARGAASCKGCAGIVSANALLAMESIGLQVPPKVIQETIEEYRVHILGKVIRLPQPRPGRRILSVYRGRGPRIHAGEPIESFDAFLLAEARARGAVYVPEQVRSVGWQAGPVVHTDSESTAADLVVVAHGVNSRPVLDPVYGYVPPPVEIMAQDEIPKPPGWPAHTVAAFFGDPKGLLFGVLVPKRDYLNVSLLGHGLGPDPIGEFFRAQRQPLSEYLPAAPESRCGCGPRVPLQAASRFFGDRWVAVGDSAVARLYKDGIHSAFITSRLAMDAALREGVSASAFESGYAPGARRIAADNRYGELLFGISNTIMKNTRLASAFLYSLRLDERRPEQKKILARTIWGMLTGDESYRDLFRMTLRPRDLADWGRDALRRRWRAARMR encoded by the coding sequence ATGCTGTTGCAGGAGAACAGCCGGGTATGCATCATCGGCGGCGGCCCGGCCGGCTGCTTCGCCGCCATCCATCTGCTGGAACGCGCCCGCGCGGCTTCGCGGCGCCTGGACGTGCGGATCTTTGATCCGCGCTTTGTCCGCGAGGCGCGCGGGGCGGCGAGCTGCAAGGGCTGCGCCGGGATCGTCTCGGCCAACGCGCTGCTGGCGATGGAATCCATCGGTCTGCAGGTACCCCCCAAGGTGATCCAGGAGACCATCGAGGAATACCGGGTCCACATCCTCGGCAAGGTCATCCGCCTGCCCCAACCCCGGCCGGGGCGCAGGATCCTCAGCGTCTACCGCGGCCGCGGCCCGCGGATCCACGCCGGCGAACCGATCGAAAGCTTCGACGCCTTCCTGCTCGCCGAAGCGCGGGCGCGCGGCGCCGTCTACGTCCCGGAGCAGGTGCGTTCCGTCGGGTGGCAGGCGGGGCCCGTCGTGCACACTGATTCCGAATCGACCGCCGCCGACCTGGTCGTCGTCGCCCACGGCGTCAACAGCCGCCCGGTCCTCGATCCGGTGTACGGGTACGTTCCGCCGCCGGTCGAGATCATGGCCCAGGATGAGATCCCCAAACCCCCCGGCTGGCCGGCCCACACCGTGGCGGCCTTCTTCGGCGATCCCAAAGGCCTGTTGTTCGGGGTGCTGGTTCCCAAACGGGATTACCTCAACGTCTCGCTGTTGGGGCACGGCCTGGGGCCGGACCCGATCGGAGAATTCTTCCGCGCCCAGCGCCAGCCGCTCTCCGAATACCTTCCCGCCGCACCGGAAAGCCGCTGCGGCTGCGGGCCGCGGGTCCCGCTGCAAGCCGCCAGCCGCTTCTTCGGGGACCGGTGGGTGGCGGTGGGGGATTCGGCCGTCGCCCGGCTGTACAAGGACGGGATCCATTCGGCCTTCATCACGTCGCGGCTGGCGATGGACGCGGCCCTCCGCGAGGGCGTCAGCGCCTCGGCGTTCGAATCCGGCTACGCCCCCGGCGCGCGGCGGATCGCCGCCGACAACCGCTACGGTGAATTGTTGTTCGGAATCAGCAACACGATCATGAAAAACACCCGCCTCGCCTCCGCCTTCCTCTACAGTCTGCGGCTCGACGAGCGGCGGCCGGAGCAGAAAAAGATCCTGGCGCGGACGATCTGGGGCATGCTCACCGGCGACGAATCCTACCGGGATCTGTTCCGCATGACGCTCCGGCCGCGCGACCTGGCGGATTGGGGGCGCGACGCCCTCCGCCGCCGATGGCGAGCCGCGCGGATGCGTTGA
- a CDS encoding aldo/keto reductase — protein MNPPVLPLGQTTLRVPPLGIGTWAWGDKMFWGYEQGYHEADIRAAFDACLQAGIGFFDTAEVYGLGKSETLLGKFLAQGNRRAVVASKFFPFPHRLGKGSLLRALRGSLRRLGLDRIDLYQIHGPLPPVPIPVWMDALADAVQSGLILAAGVSNYDARRTRAAYEALARRGIPLASNQIAYSLLERAPERSGLISLCRERGIAVIAYSPLMQGILSGRYSAQDPPSGFRRFRFPREYLLRVQPLLFAMREIGQAHGGASLTQVALNWGIGKGAIPIPGVKNRRQAEDVIGALRWRLEPEEIARLDSAGEAAAKR, from the coding sequence ATGAATCCGCCAGTCCTTCCCCTTGGACAGACAACCCTAAGGGTTCCGCCGCTCGGGATCGGAACCTGGGCATGGGGCGACAAGATGTTCTGGGGGTATGAGCAAGGCTATCACGAAGCAGATATCCGCGCCGCCTTCGATGCCTGCCTGCAGGCGGGAATCGGCTTCTTCGACACCGCCGAAGTGTACGGGCTCGGAAAATCGGAAACCTTGCTCGGGAAGTTCCTCGCCCAAGGGAACCGCCGGGCGGTCGTCGCCTCCAAGTTCTTCCCTTTTCCGCACCGGCTGGGCAAGGGCAGCCTGCTCCGCGCCTTGCGCGGCAGTCTGCGGCGGCTCGGACTGGATCGCATCGACCTGTACCAGATACACGGACCCCTTCCCCCGGTTCCCATCCCGGTCTGGATGGACGCGCTCGCCGACGCGGTTCAATCCGGCCTGATCCTTGCGGCGGGGGTCTCGAATTATGACGCCCGGCGCACCCGGGCGGCATACGAAGCCCTCGCCCGGCGCGGAATCCCCCTGGCTTCGAATCAGATCGCGTACAGCCTGCTGGAACGCGCGCCGGAACGCAGCGGCCTGATTTCCCTCTGCCGCGAGCGCGGGATCGCCGTCATCGCCTACAGCCCGCTGATGCAGGGAATTCTCAGCGGAAGGTACTCCGCCCAGGATCCTCCGTCGGGGTTCCGTCGCTTTCGGTTTCCCCGCGAGTACCTGCTCCGGGTCCAGCCGCTGCTGTTCGCCATGCGCGAGATCGGCCAAGCGCACGGCGGCGCCTCCCTCACCCAGGTGGCGCTGAACTGGGGCATCGGCAAGGGCGCGATTCCCATTCCCGGGGTGAAGAATCGGCGCCAGGCGGAGGATGTGATCGGCGCGTTGCGGTGGCGGCTGGAGCCGGAAGAAATAGCGCGCTTGGATTCGGCCGGCGAAGCGGCGGCGAAGCGGTGA
- a CDS encoding redoxin domain-containing protein, whose product MSDTFPSAPDFQLVDTHRYPVTLSTFHGHANLVLVFNRGLSCPFCRRHLSQLRRGYEEFQKRRAVILVIDPDRPDQIQDYWQRENFPFPGFSDSDNRVAELYQQRVDIFDKGRLPSVVLVDRASRIRYRYDGASAPDLPSNDILLAELDRINWEVSDR is encoded by the coding sequence TTGTCTGATACCTTTCCCTCCGCTCCGGATTTCCAACTCGTGGATACCCACAGGTATCCAGTCACCCTGTCCACCTTCCACGGCCATGCGAACCTGGTCCTGGTGTTCAACCGCGGCCTTTCCTGCCCGTTCTGCCGCCGTCATCTTTCCCAACTGCGCCGTGGATACGAGGAGTTCCAGAAGCGCCGGGCGGTGATTCTCGTCATCGACCCCGACCGGCCCGATCAGATCCAGGATTATTGGCAGCGGGAGAACTTCCCCTTTCCGGGTTTTTCGGATTCCGACAACCGCGTCGCCGAACTCTATCAGCAGCGGGTGGACATTTTCGACAAGGGACGGCTGCCCAGCGTGGTCCTCGTGGACCGCGCAAGCCGGATTCGCTACCGATACGACGGCGCTTCCGCGCCGGATCTGCCCTCCAACGACATCCTCCTGGCGGAACTGGACCGCATCAACTGGGAAGTCTCCGATCGATGA
- a CDS encoding ABC transporter substrate-binding protein codes for MTVRSIALVLLWAGILAGCSETTRSHQIILLTDLTGPQAASGEGIRLAAGMALEDMSSALIQAGWRIDLTAVDAPDSAAALSAAVSRIAARSDTLCAVLHTSTAGNLAAAEVLHAAGIPAVLPAETASFPKAAPMPELLWLAPEAGRHGAADAEWAAAQGFTTVYLLADPEGRSRAVGDGFRLRALQLGLDISEYELSPDRRTSPWIPPLRSAPPQLVYSAGDLDYAPVLLADLEAAEYNGALFLAAPAAQGLPSPGIHSNRIALYYSPAAQGIEADGPTGFFAEDFRNRHGVEPPPLAALVYDSVTLCLLPLMQGSAADIRRPPPRAEILSYWRSGAEWKGVAGEYLLAGGRPNRVPVLIPSKELPGRWIPAS; via the coding sequence ATGACGGTCCGCTCCATCGCTCTCGTTCTGCTGTGGGCGGGGATCCTTGCCGGTTGCAGCGAAACCACCCGTTCCCATCAGATCATCCTGCTGACCGACCTGACCGGACCGCAAGCGGCTTCCGGCGAGGGAATCCGGCTGGCCGCTGGAATGGCGCTGGAGGATATGTCTTCCGCGCTGATCCAAGCCGGCTGGCGGATCGACCTCACCGCCGTGGATGCGCCCGATTCAGCGGCAGCCCTCTCCGCCGCCGTGTCCCGGATCGCCGCCCGGTCCGACACACTGTGCGCCGTGCTGCACACCTCGACCGCAGGCAACTTGGCCGCCGCCGAAGTCCTCCATGCGGCCGGAATTCCGGCCGTCCTGCCGGCGGAAACCGCTTCATTTCCAAAAGCCGCCCCGATGCCGGAACTCCTATGGTTGGCTCCGGAAGCCGGCCGGCACGGCGCAGCCGACGCCGAATGGGCCGCCGCACAAGGTTTCACAACGGTGTACCTGTTGGCGGATCCCGAAGGACGTTCCCGGGCCGTCGGCGACGGTTTCCGCCTGCGCGCCTTGCAGCTTGGATTGGACATCTCCGAATATGAGCTCTCGCCGGACCGGCGGACTTCCCCCTGGATCCCTCCCCTGCGCTCGGCGCCGCCACAGTTGGTTTATTCTGCGGGAGACCTGGATTACGCCCCCGTTCTTCTGGCGGATTTGGAAGCCGCGGAATACAACGGCGCCCTGTTCCTCGCGGCCCCTGCGGCGCAAGGTCTTCCTTCGCCGGGGATTCATTCCAACCGCATCGCCCTGTACTACTCACCCGCCGCCCAAGGCATTGAGGCGGATGGCCCAACCGGCTTTTTTGCCGAGGATTTCCGAAACCGCCACGGCGTGGAGCCGCCTCCGCTCGCCGCGCTCGTTTACGATTCCGTCACCCTTTGCCTTCTGCCGTTGATGCAAGGTTCCGCGGCCGATATCCGCCGGCCGCCGCCGCGGGCGGAAATTCTCTCTTATTGGCGGTCCGGCGCGGAGTGGAAAGGGGTCGCCGGCGAATACCTTCTCGCCGGCGGACGGCCAAACCGCGTACCGGTTTTGATTCCCTCAAAGGAACTACCCGGCCGGTGGATTCCGGCGTCCTGA
- a CDS encoding DUF2867 domain-containing protein: MIPSDDESVMEEKTPRILVTGVTGYIGGRLAPRLLEAGYRVRVLVRDRDRLAGRPWIGKVDVAAGDARERAPLTEAMRGVDAAFFLLHSQRGGTAFLERNLAVAERFAEAARAAQIRQIIFLGGLGDETGDRSGLLASQRRTAGALRRSGVPLTEFRSGPVVGSGSVLFEIVRYITERSPVILCPKWLFTPIQPIAIRDLLGYLLLAVCTPTARGKVIEIGGPEVTTLLQMMRAYAQERGERRWMIPLPAHLPWISAQWVHWMTPIPDELARTRIESLRRPAVVNTHTAEGVFGRLPLMHYRESLRRAIQRMEQGKVETAWSDALASSQGDLPPGHLESQEGLILEHRQRLAAAAPEEVFHVFTSLGGEQGWFYMDWLWRLRAWLDRLAGGVGRIRGRRHPHQVRPGDVIDFWRVEKVDQGRMLRLRAEMRMFGLGWLEFLALPFENGKTRLLLTAYYLPKGFLGILYWHFLKPIHSAIFSGLIRAICRRAESLSKIAA; the protein is encoded by the coding sequence ATGATTCCCTCGGACGATGAATCCGTGATGGAGGAAAAAACTCCGCGCATCCTCGTCACCGGCGTCACCGGCTACATCGGCGGCCGCCTGGCGCCGCGCCTGCTGGAGGCCGGCTACCGCGTGCGGGTCCTGGTCCGCGATCGGGACCGCCTAGCCGGCCGGCCGTGGATCGGCAAGGTCGACGTCGCCGCCGGCGACGCGCGGGAAAGGGCGCCCCTGACGGAGGCCATGCGCGGCGTCGACGCCGCGTTTTTCCTGCTCCATTCCCAGCGCGGGGGAACCGCGTTCCTCGAGCGCAACCTTGCCGTGGCGGAGCGGTTTGCGGAGGCGGCCCGCGCGGCCCAAATCCGTCAGATCATTTTCCTCGGCGGGTTGGGCGATGAAACCGGCGACCGCTCCGGCTTACTCGCCTCCCAGCGCCGGACCGCCGGCGCGCTGCGGCGGTCCGGCGTCCCCCTTACCGAGTTCCGCTCCGGGCCGGTGGTGGGCAGCGGCAGCGTGCTGTTCGAAATCGTCCGCTACATCACCGAGCGCTCGCCGGTGATCCTCTGTCCGAAGTGGCTCTTCACCCCCATTCAGCCGATCGCCATCCGCGACCTTTTGGGATACCTGCTGCTAGCCGTCTGCACGCCGACCGCGCGGGGCAAGGTGATCGAAATCGGCGGGCCGGAGGTGACCACCCTGCTCCAAATGATGCGCGCCTACGCGCAGGAACGCGGCGAGCGGCGCTGGATGATCCCCCTGCCCGCGCACCTGCCTTGGATTTCTGCGCAGTGGGTGCACTGGATGACGCCCATCCCGGACGAGCTTGCCCGCACCCGGATCGAAAGCCTCCGCCGGCCGGCGGTGGTGAACACGCACACGGCCGAAGGAGTCTTCGGTCGTCTGCCGCTGATGCATTACCGCGAATCTCTGCGCCGTGCGATCCAGCGGATGGAACAGGGAAAAGTGGAGACCGCCTGGTCCGACGCGCTGGCCAGCAGCCAGGGGGACCTGCCGCCCGGCCATTTGGAATCCCAAGAAGGGCTGATCCTCGAGCACCGTCAGCGTTTGGCCGCCGCCGCCCCCGAGGAAGTGTTCCACGTGTTCACCTCCCTTGGAGGCGAACAGGGATGGTTCTACATGGATTGGCTTTGGCGCCTCCGCGCCTGGCTGGACCGGCTGGCGGGCGGAGTGGGACGGATCCGCGGCCGCCGGCATCCCCATCAGGTGCGCCCGGGGGACGTGATCGATTTCTGGCGGGTGGAGAAGGTGGACCAAGGGCGGATGCTCCGCCTGCGCGCGGAGATGCGCATGTTCGGATTGGGCTGGCTGGAGTTCCTCGCCCTGCCGTTCGAAAACGGAAAAACCCGCCTGCTGCTTACGGCGTATTACCTGCCCAAGGGATTCCTGGGAATCCTCTATTGGCATTTTCTCAAACCGATCCATTCCGCAATTTTTTCCGGCCTGATTCGCGCCATTTGCCGCCGCGCGGAGAGCCTCTCCAAGATCGCCGCTTAA
- a CDS encoding TetR/AcrR family transcriptional regulator — translation MARKRDVKPAETRGAILRAAYAVFLKRGYHATSMRDIAARAKLSVAAAYNHFKNKDDLFVAVLHEHHPYTHILPALAEVRGDTVEDFLRQAARRILQVLDREPGFLRLMLIEIVEFDSRHIPALFSDFIPRLVEFTRSVTRKQGSLRPIPLPVLIRSFGGLFISYYVSEIMIWKFLPKSMRTDCLDDFIEIYLHGVLAPAPAGAV, via the coding sequence ATGGCCAGGAAAAGGGACGTCAAACCAGCGGAGACCCGCGGCGCCATCCTCCGGGCGGCGTATGCGGTGTTCCTCAAGCGGGGCTACCATGCGACAAGCATGCGCGACATCGCCGCCCGGGCAAAATTAAGCGTCGCCGCGGCCTACAACCACTTTAAAAACAAGGACGACCTGTTCGTCGCCGTCCTGCACGAGCACCACCCCTACACCCACATCCTCCCCGCCCTGGCCGAGGTCCGGGGCGATACGGTCGAGGATTTTCTGCGCCAGGCCGCGCGGCGGATCCTCCAGGTCCTGGACCGGGAGCCGGGCTTTCTCCGCCTGATGCTGATCGAAATCGTCGAATTCGACAGCCGCCACATCCCGGCGCTGTTTTCCGATTTCATCCCCCGCCTCGTGGAATTCACCCGGTCGGTGACCCGCAAGCAGGGCAGCCTGCGGCCGATCCCTCTGCCCGTCCTGATCCGCTCGTTCGGCGGCCTGTTCATTTCCTACTACGTATCGGAAATCATGATCTGGAAGTTCCTCCCCAAATCCATGCGGACCGATTGCCTGGACGATTTCATCGAAATCTACCTTCACGGGGTGCTGGCGCCGGCCCCTGCAGGAGCCGTGTGA
- a CDS encoding ABC transporter permease gives MSLPRLLALIRKEFLQIRRDPRTLVLVIAIPIMNMLLLGYAATNDVRNVPLIVLDQDRSPQSRALLDAYRAADYFRLIGDADSEEGLRAMIDGGIARAGVIIPAGYGELISGGAKAQIAFVFDGSDPTVASTALSAAQMIGQAHAASVLAERMARRGSVAAVEAPLEVLTQVWYNPDLVSAYFSIPGVIGVILQALTSILTATAIVRERERGTIEQLIVTPIRPLELIIGKLLPYVLLSFLNTFEVIALGHWWFGVPVRGDLVLIALLSGLFLLSSLGIGILASTLANTQQEAMLTVWMTLLPSIFLSGFFFPLEAMPPALQIISHLTPLRYYLVIIRSLMLKGVGIEAFSREIVALAAFGVVIMGIAALRFRKRLD, from the coding sequence ATGTCCCTCCCGCGCCTGCTGGCTCTGATCCGCAAGGAATTCCTCCAAATCCGCCGCGATCCGCGCACGCTGGTGCTGGTGATCGCGATCCCGATCATGAACATGCTCCTGCTCGGGTACGCCGCCACCAACGACGTCCGCAACGTGCCGCTGATCGTCCTCGACCAGGACCGCAGCCCCCAATCCCGCGCGCTGCTCGACGCCTACCGGGCGGCGGATTATTTCCGCCTGATCGGCGACGCGGATTCGGAGGAAGGATTGCGGGCGATGATCGACGGCGGGATCGCCCGCGCCGGGGTGATCATCCCCGCCGGGTACGGGGAGTTGATCTCCGGCGGCGCAAAAGCCCAGATCGCCTTCGTCTTCGATGGCTCGGATCCGACCGTCGCTTCGACCGCCCTCTCGGCCGCCCAAATGATCGGCCAAGCCCACGCCGCCTCCGTCCTGGCCGAACGCATGGCCCGCCGCGGCTCCGTCGCGGCCGTCGAGGCGCCGCTCGAAGTGCTCACCCAGGTCTGGTACAACCCGGATTTGGTCAGCGCCTACTTCTCCATTCCCGGGGTGATCGGTGTGATTTTGCAGGCCCTGACCTCGATCCTCACCGCCACCGCCATCGTCCGCGAACGGGAACGCGGCACGATCGAACAGCTGATCGTCACCCCGATCCGCCCGCTGGAACTCATCATCGGCAAACTCCTGCCGTACGTGCTGCTGTCGTTCCTGAACACCTTTGAGGTGATCGCCCTCGGCCATTGGTGGTTCGGCGTTCCGGTGCGCGGCGATCTCGTGTTGATCGCCCTGCTTTCGGGATTGTTTCTGCTGTCGAGCCTGGGGATTGGAATTCTCGCTTCGACCTTGGCCAACACCCAGCAGGAGGCTATGCTGACCGTCTGGATGACCCTCCTGCCCAGCATCTTCCTCTCGGGCTTCTTCTTCCCGCTGGAAGCCATGCCCCCCGCGCTGCAGATCATTTCCCATCTGACCCCCCTCCGCTACTATCTGGTCATCATCCGCTCGCTGATGCTCAAAGGGGTCGGCATCGAAGCTTTTTCCCGGGAGATCGTCGCCCTCGCGGCATTCGGCGTGGTGATCATGGGAATCGCCGCGCTGAGGTTCCGCAAGCGGTTGGATTAA
- a CDS encoding efflux RND transporter periplasmic adaptor subunit, producing the protein MKANLRRLLPAAAVVLLAGAAAAWYFVSRNGSQTRGPITASGTVEAVEVVISPEFSGKVAEVMVDQGETVAAGQALFRLDGTLLQAQRTQAEAGRAAAQAGLETARAASTTAQIQYQQILEAARLAESPSCTPSPAGYQPPEFELPAWYFTKQEQIAAMEAEVEAAGKALETERENLQRLMNDPDYAGILAAEQRLAQARAAYLTSQDALAKARAAGDSDLIDAAQEQFDSARDDLESAQQAYDESLQTEQGRTLIEARARLRAAEERYLAALERLARLHTGEDSYAVKLAAAAVQQAEAAVAQAEQAVAQAQAQLDSIDAQIGKLTVTAPSDGTVIVRSVEPGEIAAAGSTALILGRLDRLTITVYIPEDRYGEIRLGGTVAIAVDSFPGRTFSGSVTRIADRAQFTPRNVQTEEGRRTTVFAVEITVTGSGSDLKPGMPADVTFGE; encoded by the coding sequence ATGAAAGCAAACCTGCGTCGCCTGCTCCCGGCGGCGGCCGTCGTGCTCCTGGCCGGAGCCGCCGCCGCCTGGTATTTTGTTTCCCGCAACGGGTCCCAAACCCGCGGCCCGATCACCGCTTCCGGAACCGTCGAGGCGGTGGAGGTGGTCATCTCGCCGGAATTTTCCGGCAAGGTCGCCGAGGTAATGGTCGACCAGGGGGAGACCGTCGCCGCCGGCCAAGCGCTGTTCCGGCTGGACGGCACGCTGCTTCAAGCCCAGCGCACTCAGGCGGAAGCCGGCCGGGCCGCCGCCCAGGCCGGGCTGGAAACCGCCCGCGCCGCTTCGACAACCGCGCAGATCCAATATCAACAAATTCTGGAGGCCGCCCGGCTGGCTGAATCGCCTTCGTGCACGCCATCGCCCGCGGGTTACCAGCCGCCGGAGTTCGAACTGCCGGCCTGGTATTTCACCAAGCAAGAACAGATTGCCGCGATGGAAGCGGAGGTGGAAGCCGCCGGCAAGGCCCTCGAGACCGAGCGCGAAAACCTGCAGCGCCTGATGAATGATCCGGATTACGCCGGGATCCTCGCCGCCGAACAGCGCCTGGCGCAGGCGCGCGCGGCGTACCTCACGAGTCAGGACGCGCTCGCCAAGGCGAGAGCCGCCGGGGATTCCGATCTGATCGACGCCGCCCAGGAGCAGTTCGACTCCGCACGGGACGATCTGGAAAGCGCCCAGCAAGCTTACGACGAATCGCTCCAAACCGAGCAAGGACGGACGCTGATCGAAGCCCGGGCCCGTCTCCGCGCGGCGGAGGAACGCTACTTGGCCGCCCTCGAGCGGCTCGCCCGGCTGCACACCGGCGAGGATTCGTACGCCGTGAAACTCGCCGCGGCCGCCGTTCAACAGGCCGAAGCGGCCGTGGCGCAGGCGGAGCAGGCCGTTGCCCAAGCGCAGGCCCAGCTCGATTCGATCGACGCGCAGATCGGCAAGCTGACCGTGACCGCCCCCTCGGACGGCACCGTAATCGTTCGCAGCGTCGAACCGGGCGAGATCGCCGCCGCCGGCTCCACCGCGCTGATTCTCGGCCGGCTCGACCGCCTGACCATCACCGTCTACATCCCGGAGGACCGCTACGGCGAGATCCGGCTGGGCGGGACCGTCGCGATCGCGGTCGATTCTTTCCCCGGACGGACCTTTTCCGGTTCGGTGACCCGCATCGCCGATCGGGCGCAGTTCACGCCGCGCAATGTCCAGACCGAAGAAGGCCGCCGGACGACGGTCTTCGCTGTGGAAATCACCGTAACCGGCTCGGGATCGGACCTCAAACCCGGGATGCCGGCGGATGTGACCTTCGGCGAATAA